Proteins found in one Elusimicrobiota bacterium genomic segment:
- a CDS encoding DUF1343 domain-containing protein, which translates to MKEHRLAVLVLAALLSVPRAAAAAQVLAGIDVLEEDGFRPLQGRRIGLITNHTGKDRAGRSTIEVLAHAPGVTLAALFTPEHGLKGTIEEGQPSSGTVVLEDGRRVPLFNSLYGPETARAPTPEILADLKLDALVFDIQDIGARFYTYSASMAIAMEAAAKSGLRFVVLDRPNPISGTVVEGPLLDPSIRHITAYFPIPVRHGLTMGELARLHSQSGKAGADLEVVRLKGWKREFWYDDTDLPWTPPSPNMPDLDAAALYPGVGCFEATNVAVGRGTPVPFRWIGAPWFDSRKVLKRLKKAKLAGVSFEREEFTPTKSVYEGKRSPGIRVRITDRNKIRPLEVFAHLVTAVRDAHPRDFVVRWPEIRRMVGTDRFKELYESKADAKTLIRHFDEGPAQFEAARRSVLLY; encoded by the coding sequence ATGAAAGAACACCGGCTCGCCGTCCTCGTCCTCGCCGCCTTGCTGTCCGTCCCTCGCGCCGCCGCCGCCGCGCAGGTCCTCGCGGGCATCGACGTCCTCGAGGAGGACGGCTTCCGTCCGCTGCAGGGCCGGCGCATCGGCCTCATCACGAACCACACGGGCAAGGATCGCGCCGGCCGCTCGACGATCGAGGTGCTCGCCCACGCGCCCGGCGTGACGCTCGCCGCGCTGTTCACGCCCGAGCACGGCCTCAAGGGGACGATCGAGGAAGGCCAGCCGTCCTCGGGGACCGTCGTGCTCGAGGACGGACGCAGGGTCCCGCTGTTCAACAGCCTTTACGGCCCGGAGACCGCCCGCGCCCCCACGCCTGAGATCCTCGCCGACCTGAAGCTCGACGCCCTCGTCTTCGACATCCAGGACATCGGCGCGCGCTTCTACACCTACTCGGCCAGCATGGCCATCGCGATGGAGGCGGCCGCGAAGAGCGGCCTGCGCTTCGTCGTTCTCGACCGCCCCAACCCGATCTCCGGGACCGTCGTCGAGGGCCCCTTGCTCGACCCGAGCATCCGCCACATCACCGCGTACTTCCCGATCCCGGTCCGGCACGGCCTGACGATGGGCGAGCTCGCGCGGCTGCACAGCCAGTCCGGCAAGGCGGGCGCCGACCTCGAAGTCGTCCGGCTCAAGGGCTGGAAGCGGGAGTTCTGGTACGACGACACCGACCTGCCCTGGACCCCGCCCTCGCCGAACATGCCCGACCTCGACGCCGCGGCCCTGTACCCCGGCGTCGGCTGCTTCGAGGCGACGAACGTCGCGGTCGGCCGCGGCACGCCGGTCCCCTTCCGCTGGATCGGCGCCCCCTGGTTCGACTCCCGGAAGGTCCTCAAGCGCCTCAAGAAGGCGAAGCTCGCGGGCGTCTCCTTCGAGCGGGAGGAGTTCACGCCGACGAAAAGCGTCTATGAAGGCAAGCGCTCGCCGGGCATCCGCGTCAGGATCACCGATCGGAACAAGATCCGCCCGCTCGAGGTGTTCGCGCACCTCGTGACCGCGGTGCGCGACGCGCATCCCCGGGACTTCGTGGTGCGCTGGCCGGAGATCCGGCGCATGGTCGGAACGGACCGCTTCAAGGAGCTCTACGAGTCGAAGGCCGACGCGAAGACCCTCATCCGGCACTTCGATGAAGGCCCGGCGCAGTTCGAGGCCGCCCGCCGCTCCGTGCTGCTTTACTGA
- a CDS encoding DUF1343 domain-containing protein, producing the protein MRRLLLLAAVSACACSGPDARRAPASGTMSGLDVLVAQGFKPLRGKKIALIADASALDRRGRRAADLLAAAPSVRLTRVYAPAGGRIEEARFDPDRLAGLDVLVFDAQDSGARFDVLLAGMALALEAAKAAGVDFMVLDRPNPIRGDIVEGPLLADPSLRFLTPTAFFQVPVRHGLTAGEMALWHNRSVGHRRLSVVKMQGWERALWHDQTGLAAPNMPGAEASALYPGIGIFEASNIAVGRGTPAPFRWIGAPWMKAEEIVSRLQGTVEGVEFSVQDYTPAKSVFAGQACRGVKITVTDRDAMRSLAVFRHLALALREFNPKEFEWRWDEAKRMVGVDEFRLLWETGAGDEAFIALFDKGPRDFEPSRRSVLLY; encoded by the coding sequence ATGAGGCGGCTCCTCCTCCTGGCGGCCGTATCGGCCTGCGCGTGCTCCGGCCCGGACGCCAGACGCGCCCCGGCGTCGGGCACCATGTCCGGGCTCGACGTCCTCGTCGCGCAGGGGTTCAAGCCCCTGCGCGGGAAAAAGATCGCCCTGATCGCCGACGCCTCGGCGCTCGACCGGCGCGGACGCCGCGCCGCGGACCTCCTCGCCGCGGCGCCGAGCGTCCGGCTGACCCGGGTCTACGCTCCGGCCGGAGGGCGCATCGAGGAGGCGCGCTTCGATCCCGACCGGCTCGCCGGCCTCGACGTCCTGGTCTTCGACGCGCAGGACTCCGGCGCCCGCTTCGACGTCCTCCTCGCCGGGATGGCGCTGGCGCTGGAGGCGGCGAAGGCGGCGGGCGTGGACTTCATGGTGCTCGACCGTCCCAACCCGATCCGAGGCGACATCGTCGAAGGTCCTCTCCTCGCCGATCCGAGCCTGCGCTTCCTGACTCCGACCGCCTTCTTCCAGGTCCCCGTCCGCCACGGGCTCACGGCGGGCGAGATGGCGCTGTGGCATAACCGCTCCGTCGGCCACCGGCGCCTGAGCGTCGTCAAGATGCAAGGCTGGGAGCGCGCCCTCTGGCACGACCAGACCGGCCTCGCCGCGCCGAACATGCCCGGCGCGGAGGCGTCCGCCCTCTACCCGGGCATCGGCATCTTCGAGGCCTCCAACATCGCGGTCGGCCGCGGGACGCCCGCGCCGTTCCGCTGGATCGGCGCCCCGTGGATGAAGGCGGAGGAGATCGTCTCCCGCCTGCAGGGGACCGTCGAAGGCGTCGAGTTCTCCGTCCAGGACTACACGCCGGCCAAGAGCGTCTTCGCCGGCCAGGCCTGCCGCGGCGTGAAGATCACCGTCACCGACCGCGACGCGATGCGCTCCCTCGCGGTGTTCCGCCACCTCGCCCTCGCCCTGCGCGAGTTCAACCCCAAGGAGTTCGAGTGGCGCTGGGACGAGGCCAAGCGCATGGTCGGCGTCGACGAGTTCCGCCTCCTCTGGGAGACGGGCGCCGGCGACGAGGCCTTCATCGCCCTCTTCGACAAGGGCCCCCGCGACTTCGAGCCCTCCCGCCGCTCCGTGCTCCTGTATTAG
- a CDS encoding sodium/solute symporter (Members of the Solute:Sodium Symporter (SSS), TC 2.A.21 as described in tcdb.org, catalyze solute:Na+ symport. Known solutes for members of the family include sugars, amino acids, nucleosides, inositols, vitamins, urea or anions, depending on the system.) → MNEANSWFTGGSALTAADFTVLLGTLTLMFLVGWWGGRGSKNTNDFFLGGRRIPWWAAMLSFVATEISAMTIIGVPATTFREDWGYMQFFIGSAGARILIAFLFIPAFYKYNSTTIYEYLRQRFGPSSQYTATGFFFVTRLLASGVRLMAASVAVSVLLGWHIAPTIALFTVVSVAYIAYGGIESVVWTNVLQALTFLGVGAVTIAFLIHRIEGGLPAALQLASEAGKIRILNWGPNVMEPGFLAKFFGNPNIVWIAILNGFVGSTAAFGTDHEMTQKLLTVETRRDSQKTILLSIAGSLLTLVVFVAVGTLLFVFYKQNPGLALPEKLDKIYPHFAATVMPRFLRGAVLTAIVMASIDSPLASLTAVFVNDLYKPLVATAESQAHYLKVSRVCVALFALALAGIAYFFSFFDKMLWLAFKIGGVTYGSLLGVFLLGMATKRKGDKAVVVAMGSMAVVNAVLLVLSEKAIIPLGWSWLVIIGTVGTFGLGWVLAPALDGEGR, encoded by the coding sequence ATGAATGAAGCCAATTCGTGGTTCACGGGCGGCTCCGCGCTGACCGCGGCGGACTTCACCGTGCTGCTCGGGACGCTCACCTTGATGTTCCTCGTCGGCTGGTGGGGCGGGCGCGGCTCCAAGAACACGAACGACTTCTTCCTCGGCGGCCGGCGCATACCGTGGTGGGCCGCGATGCTCTCCTTCGTCGCCACCGAGATCAGCGCGATGACCATCATCGGCGTGCCGGCGACGACGTTCCGCGAGGACTGGGGCTACATGCAGTTCTTCATCGGCTCCGCCGGCGCGCGCATCCTGATCGCGTTCCTCTTCATCCCCGCCTTCTATAAGTACAACAGCACGACCATCTACGAATACCTGCGCCAGCGGTTCGGTCCGAGCAGCCAGTACACGGCCACCGGCTTCTTCTTCGTCACGCGGCTCCTCGCCTCGGGCGTGCGCCTGATGGCCGCGAGCGTCGCGGTCAGCGTGCTCCTCGGCTGGCACATCGCGCCGACGATCGCGCTGTTCACCGTCGTCAGCGTGGCGTACATCGCCTACGGCGGCATCGAGTCGGTGGTGTGGACCAACGTCCTCCAGGCGCTGACCTTCCTCGGCGTCGGGGCGGTGACCATCGCCTTCCTGATCCACCGCATCGAGGGCGGCCTCCCGGCGGCCCTTCAGCTCGCGTCCGAGGCCGGCAAGATCCGGATCCTCAACTGGGGTCCCAACGTGATGGAGCCGGGCTTCCTCGCCAAGTTCTTCGGCAACCCGAACATCGTCTGGATCGCGATCCTCAACGGCTTCGTCGGCTCGACCGCCGCCTTCGGCACGGACCACGAGATGACGCAGAAGCTGCTCACCGTCGAGACGCGGCGCGACAGCCAGAAGACGATCCTGCTCTCGATCGCCGGGTCCCTGCTGACCTTGGTCGTCTTCGTCGCGGTGGGGACCTTGCTGTTCGTCTTCTACAAGCAGAACCCCGGCCTGGCGCTCCCGGAGAAGCTCGACAAGATCTACCCGCACTTCGCGGCCACGGTGATGCCGCGGTTCCTGCGCGGCGCGGTGCTGACGGCGATCGTGATGGCCTCGATCGACTCCCCGCTCGCGTCGCTGACGGCGGTGTTCGTCAACGACCTGTACAAGCCGCTGGTCGCGACGGCCGAGTCGCAGGCGCACTACCTGAAGGTCTCCCGCGTCTGCGTGGCCCTGTTCGCCCTCGCGCTGGCGGGCATCGCCTACTTCTTCAGCTTCTTCGACAAGATGCTGTGGCTGGCCTTCAAGATCGGCGGCGTGACCTACGGCTCGCTGCTCGGCGTGTTCCTGCTCGGCATGGCCACCAAGCGCAAGGGCGACAAGGCCGTCGTCGTCGCGATGGGCTCCATGGCGGTCGTCAACGCGGTCCTGCTCGTCCTGTCCGAGAAGGCCATCATCCCGCTCGGCTGGAGCTGGCTCGTCATCATCGGCACGGTCGGCACCTTCGGCCTCGGCTGGGTCCTCGCCCCCGCCCTCGACGGCGAAGGCCGCTAG
- a CDS encoding alpha/beta fold hydrolase, protein MNARAGTEIFRVKGQKMLVHYHRPEGPETRRFPTVLFLHGFPGSEKSVDIQRALMAQGIASVAPSFLGAWGSGGKYRFTTLPAQAAAALSAARRLAFVDPRRVALFGFSMGGWTALNAAARDPKLRAVVAVAPAGGAEMVGPGTIDFIKRLSRPLNTLAPKALAADFRKAVTAFDPGRAASRIKAPLLLVHGDADQTIPVIVSRRIAKCAGPNARLVVERGAAHDFLDRRERLTRLCAGFLKKSLLTAVVAAAVLGPRPARAQAFGDAAFASLLQAGLAEAGRMAKSSRPAAAPDAKTPEQVRAGVFARLNGRVPAAAVDAFFADPRLAVIPGIPDRFGKPGEALPYDEYRRIFINPQSLAAGARFLADNRGTLTATEGRFGVDAYLLAAHAGVETRFGAYTGKMPVGSALWTIALKVPRRSDWAVRELAELLVFAAAEGADAHAWLGSYAGAFGLVQFMPSSANVYAVDADGDGRRGLFGWADALGSAANYLARHGYRAGEPFTPESAVGRAVYAYNHSENYVRVVLELRAELKALP, encoded by the coding sequence ATGAACGCGCGCGCCGGCACCGAGATATTCCGGGTGAAGGGCCAGAAGATGCTCGTCCATTATCACCGGCCCGAGGGGCCGGAGACGAGGCGCTTCCCCACGGTCTTGTTCCTCCACGGCTTCCCGGGCTCGGAGAAGAGCGTCGACATCCAGCGCGCCCTGATGGCGCAGGGCATCGCGTCGGTCGCGCCCTCCTTCCTCGGCGCCTGGGGCTCGGGGGGAAAGTACCGCTTCACGACCTTGCCCGCGCAGGCGGCCGCCGCCTTGTCGGCCGCGCGCAGGCTTGCGTTCGTGGACCCGCGCCGCGTGGCCCTGTTCGGCTTCAGCATGGGCGGCTGGACGGCGCTCAACGCCGCCGCGCGCGACCCGAAGCTGCGCGCCGTCGTGGCGGTCGCTCCCGCCGGCGGCGCCGAGATGGTCGGCCCGGGCACGATCGACTTCATCAAGCGCCTCTCCCGGCCTCTGAACACGCTCGCGCCGAAGGCGCTGGCCGCCGACTTCCGGAAAGCCGTGACCGCCTTCGACCCGGGCCGCGCGGCGAGCCGCATCAAGGCCCCGCTGCTGCTCGTGCACGGGGACGCGGACCAGACGATCCCGGTGATCGTCTCCCGGCGCATCGCGAAGTGCGCCGGCCCGAACGCCCGGCTCGTCGTCGAGCGCGGCGCGGCCCACGACTTCCTCGACCGCCGGGAGCGCCTGACGCGCCTGTGCGCCGGCTTCCTGAAGAAGAGCCTCCTGACGGCCGTCGTCGCGGCCGCGGTCCTGGGCCCCCGTCCGGCGCGCGCGCAGGCCTTCGGCGACGCCGCCTTCGCCTCGCTGCTTCAGGCGGGCCTGGCGGAGGCCGGCCGCATGGCGAAGTCCTCGCGTCCCGCCGCGGCGCCAGACGCCAAGACGCCGGAGCAGGTCCGCGCGGGCGTCTTCGCCCGCCTGAACGGCCGCGTGCCGGCCGCGGCGGTGGACGCCTTCTTCGCCGATCCGCGCCTCGCGGTGATCCCCGGCATCCCCGACCGCTTCGGCAAGCCGGGCGAGGCCCTGCCGTACGACGAGTACCGCAGGATATTCATCAACCCGCAGAGCCTCGCCGCGGGCGCGCGCTTCCTCGCGGACAACAGGGGAACCTTGACCGCGACCGAGGGGCGCTTCGGCGTGGACGCTTATCTGCTCGCCGCGCACGCCGGCGTGGAGACGCGCTTCGGCGCCTACACCGGCAAGATGCCGGTCGGCTCGGCGCTGTGGACGATCGCCTTGAAGGTCCCCAGGCGCTCGGACTGGGCGGTGCGCGAGCTCGCCGAGCTTCTCGTCTTCGCCGCCGCCGAGGGCGCGGACGCGCACGCGTGGCTCGGCTCGTACGCCGGCGCCTTCGGCCTCGTGCAGTTCATGCCCTCGAGCGCGAACGTCTACGCGGTCGACGCCGACGGCGACGGGCGGCGCGGCCTGTTCGGCTGGGCGGACGCGCTGGGCAGCGCCGCGAACTACCTCGCCCGCCACGGCTATCGCGCCGGCGAGCCGTTCACGCCGGAGTCCGCGGTCGGGCGCGCGGTGTACGCCTACAACCACTCCGAGAACTACGTTCGCGTGGTGCTCGAGCTGCGCGCCGAGCTCAAGGCCCTTCCCTAA
- the udk gene encoding uridine kinase, with the protein MAQNSETRPRVVLGVAGGSGSGKSWLAKAVVDAFPEQTTVICHDWYYRHNGDLDEAEALKLNFDHPRSLDTALMCRQLDQLNAGRAIDAPIYDYATHSRLKEKRRVEPRPLIIIDGILVLTERSLRDRMTVSVFIETPDDIRLMRRVRRDCNERRVELDETLRLYEEFVRPMHRRYVEPSSHHATWIWSQLEDKTFPSLLITDLRRRLSEKVPA; encoded by the coding sequence GTGGCGCAAAACTCCGAAACCCGGCCGCGCGTCGTCCTCGGCGTCGCCGGCGGCAGCGGCTCCGGGAAGTCCTGGCTCGCGAAAGCGGTCGTCGACGCCTTCCCGGAACAGACCACGGTCATCTGCCACGACTGGTACTACCGCCACAACGGGGACCTCGACGAGGCGGAGGCGCTGAAGCTCAACTTCGACCACCCGCGCTCGCTCGACACGGCCCTGATGTGCCGCCAGCTCGACCAGCTCAACGCGGGCCGCGCGATCGACGCCCCGATCTACGACTACGCGACGCACAGCCGCCTGAAGGAGAAGCGGCGCGTCGAGCCGCGCCCGCTGATCATCATCGACGGCATACTCGTGCTCACGGAGAGATCCCTGCGCGACCGGATGACCGTCTCCGTGTTCATCGAGACGCCCGACGACATCCGCCTGATGCGCCGCGTGCGCCGGGACTGCAACGAGAGGCGCGTGGAGCTCGACGAGACCCTGCGCCTGTACGAGGAGTTCGTGCGCCCGATGCACCGGCGCTACGTCGAGCCGTCCTCCCACCACGCCACCTGGATCTGGTCGCAGCTCGAGGACAAGACCTTCCCCAGCCTGCTGATCACCGACCTCAGGCGCCGCCTCTCCGAAAAAGTCCCCGCATGA